TCAGCCTGTAATTATGCAGCGTCTGGACGACCGGAATCCCCAGCCGTTCACAGGCATGGTAGACCGAAGGAGAAATGACCGGAAAAAAATTATGCACATGCACCACATCCGGCTTCACCTGCAAAAGCATCTTTTGGATTCTTTTGAATTCCGGCAGCGACCATGTCGCTTCCACCGCCAGCTTTGCCATGTTCGCCAGCCCTTTGCTCTGGATGCTGTCGTTATGCACATAATAATGCTCTGTCTCTATGCCTCTGGAGTGCAGCATAGCCGACTCTTGCTCGACAACCTTGTCTTCTCCCCCGCTTTGCTGATAAAAGTTGTGGATGATCAGCACCTTGCTTACAGGAGAATTCATCTGCCTACTAACCTGTTCACTCACGTAGCTGCCCCTCTTTCCTGCGTTGATTGCATGGGACGCCCCGAATCTACGGGCCTCATCGGTTGGTGGCTTAATATTTCATCTGCAATACGGTCCCACGACATGCGCTCAACGGTAAGGGACGCCTGCTCAGCCACACTTTGTCTCAGCTCAGTATGGTTCAGCAATGCAGATATTCGGCCAACCCATTCCTCTTCCGAAAAGCCTCTCAGCATCACACCGTTCACTCCATCCTCAATCAAGGTAACGGAGCCACCATTCACCGAAGAGATAATCGGGACACGAAACAGCATGCTTTCCAGCAGCACCATCCCGAAAATGTCATAGTGGGTCGGAAACAGCATGAGGTCAGCCACACCGTAAACCTGCCACAGATAACGCTGCTCGACCCTTGAAAAATGCAAAATGCTGTCCGTCAGCCCCAGCTCATGAGCATAGGCCCAATAGCGATCCGTATCCGCCTTCCGCCCATCCCCGACCATTAGCAAAAGGCAATCAGGGTGCTTCTGGAGTACTGCTTTGAACAGGCTCAGCATAAAACGAATATTTCTTCGTTCCTCCAGTACGCCGACGTATAGCAACACCGGGCGATCCCCGATTCGTCTCAGCTCATCCGCGACCTCGCGGTTTTCTTCATATTCGCCGCTTCCGTCGTTGTCGCTGTTCTCATGGTTGGCACTATTGGATGCTCTCTCTGCTTTGCAATGATCCAGTTTGCTATGATCCAGTTTGCTATGATCCAGTCTGCTGTGATCCAGTCTGCTGCGATCCAGTCCGACCCCAAGCGTAACCACGTTGTCAAAGCCCTTATTCTCCAGATAACGCTTGGCGAGATCGGATTTGGCGTAGGTACGGCGAACAGACTTTGCTACCTTCGGCAGCAGCAATACATCGTACAGCTTGCGGAGCAGCACGTGTGTATGATCCCGGTACGGGCCGTGATACAGCACCAGCTTATCGGGACATTTTCGTGAAAGCAGATAGGTCATCATCTGGTTGTATTCGGTTGAGATGATCAAATCATAAGCAGCCAAAAACGAATCCTTGAGGACATCCCGGTAGATGCTGTTGCTCAGGAACTTAAACCCGTGAAGCCAGATGATGCGCAGGGTGCAGCCTTCATGACGGTAGACTTGTTCCAAACGGGTTTCCTTATGATTGTTGTAGTAGACAATATCGCAATCGTAGCCTTTACGAACGAGCGCTTTGCCCAAGCCGACTTCCTGCAAATTGTACGAGGCTCCGTTCACCTGGCTGGCAAAGTTGCGAAGATACAATATTTTTTGAACCATCATCAGGACTCCTGCCATTACATATTGGGTGAGTTATGGGGGGCGAGGGTTCAGAGACCGCTGCGCGTTCCATTTGATCTTACGATCGCTGTTACCCCCGGATTTCATCTGATGATATAGACCCTTTAAAGGGTAAAATCCGGGGATAAAGGCGAACGCTATCGCTTCTCCAGATTCAAATGGACCGCTCCGCTGCTGACCGCCGTGTCCATAAAGTCACCCTATTTTTAAAAAGGGAACTTTGGCATGAAATGCCCCGCTCCGCTGGGTGACGCGGCGAATGCGCGCAGGTGTTGATCTGCGCTGAACGGCTTGTGAGCTTGGCACAGTTATGTCAAGCTCACAAGCCAGCATGGCTATAGCTATACTATCTTCGGGCTGACCAGGAGATCTTAACTATGGCTAGATTGTTGCCTGCCGGGAGTGCTATTCATCAAGCTTTGTCACCTTGACAGAGAACTGTGATGAGTGTGCATTACGCCAACATTACATGCCCGGCGAGAAATTCGCGGCGATAAGGCGAAGCTATCGCCTAATGCTCTTCCCTTCCCCCACCCTATGGGCAGGGAGGAAATTCTTTTTGGCGGCGGCGGGACGTAGCGGAGGGTAAGGATTTGAATCTGGAGAAGCGGCAGCGTTCGCCTTTGACGGGGGATTCCGCCCTCTTACAGGGCTTATTAATCCAAGGAATCCCACGTCAACAGCGATCGGAAGATCAAATCCGTCCCACAGCGGGCTTCCATCCACAATAGTCGATCCAAGATCAAATCCGTCCCGAAGCGGCCTCCCCCCTCCAAACCGAATGCTCACGCTGCCTTTCCTCCATCATCTGCATTTGGAAGTGCTCTGCCCCTTTAAGCTGGGCGGCTGCCATATCCGCCACCAAAGCCACGCTCGATTCCATCGGCACAAAGCGGTATTTGTAAGCCGTAAGCCGATGATCGGTTTCGTGAAATAAAATGTCCTGCGCGTAATTGCCCCAACGATCCTTGGGCATCAGATCAATCGTCATACCGGCATGTGCAGAGGGCAGCAGCATATTGGAGCCGTGAATGCCGATCACCAATCGGCTGGCTGCATACACCTTGCATACCCGCAGCTCACTTTCGCGGTCAAAACGTGCGACACGCTCGTCGGCAATCCATGCCGGGAAACGCCCGCTACGCCCCAGTCCGGCGACTGTAAACCGATGATCCGGAAAGGATTCCCGCAGCCTGCGGAACAACCGGATGATTTTGCTCCGCTGGTGATAAATCAGTGGTTTCAGCCCGCGTTTGAGCTGTGGAAATTTCTGCACCGCCCTTGCCATATGATGGCTGCCGCTCCACAAACGGTCTTCCCTCCATACGAAGGTAATGCGCGGCTCCGATTCACGCTCATCGTCATAGCGGGGGATACCTGTAAACTGCTTAATATCAAACTGATTGGGATGTGAATACGCCGGGCTGACATATACCTCTTCGAAGC
This DNA window, taken from Paenibacillus kribbensis, encodes the following:
- a CDS encoding glycosyltransferase family 4 protein, whose amino-acid sequence is MVQKILYLRNFASQVNGASYNLQEVGLGKALVRKGYDCDIVYYNNHKETRLEQVYRHEGCTLRIIWLHGFKFLSNSIYRDVLKDSFLAAYDLIISTEYNQMMTYLLSRKCPDKLVLYHGPYRDHTHVLLRKLYDVLLLPKVAKSVRRTYAKSDLAKRYLENKGFDNVVTLGVGLDRSRLDHSRLDHSKLDHSKLDHCKAERASNSANHENSDNDGSGEYEENREVADELRRIGDRPVLLYVGVLEERRNIRFMLSLFKAVLQKHPDCLLLMVGDGRKADTDRYWAYAHELGLTDSILHFSRVEQRYLWQVYGVADLMLFPTHYDIFGMVLLESMLFRVPIISSVNGGSVTLIEDGVNGVMLRGFSEEEWVGRISALLNHTELRQSVAEQASLTVERMSWDRIADEILSHQPMRPVDSGRPMQSTQERGAAT